One stretch of Tribolium castaneum strain GA2 chromosome 5, icTriCast1.1, whole genome shotgun sequence DNA includes these proteins:
- the LOC135266298 gene encoding uncharacterized protein LOC135266298 encodes MWPFKTEGKMVCHTNDIGFLLNDEFMGCNRRNPNKRVVFCPPPPSRGMNSRYTRVEGSGTYMVESSTGCEFCASFVSVFCYRVFSDRSPYLRVLEFLKFCFSKTLSHFCGTSLVGFYITTMGMCWAPDCKHYSTRDKCHFFSFPKSGKERALWKKLLRRDVEPGPGAYVCSCHFRDGRKENGPELFLHNIAKRAYFQVESPEKKKMKKQGLPSCSSSAESLSVDIPEETVPSTMNLEEVPSTSTAVVAAPADIIQDAPLESMGVQAPLVSHAALEAEMYFLKKENAELKAKIQYLTVRFCYENVQGNDKLIVLYTGLPNSQIFEALFHLIEKLDIKYYHKWTVQKLTRIDQLFLTLVKLRLNFPQLDLAQRFGVAQSTVSNIILTFVHVIYEILYKQFMTTMPSREKNKSCLPTCFSNFTNCRAVLDCTEIFTVVSRLIGVAPNGVITFVSDLYVGSTSDQKVVLNCGIIDMLKTGDMILADKGFLIQNILPPGVTLNIPPFLSNVQFTPEQVKCTENIARARIHVERAIRRLKCYHILNFLPESLCHYGDIVFKATAALTNLQFPLIKEVAELFQDCDD; translated from the exons atgtggcCTTTTAAAACTGAGGGAAAAATGGTTTGCCACACTAATGACATTGGATTTCTTCTGAATGACGAATTCATGGGGTGCAACCGGCGCAACCCCAATAAACGGGTTGTTTTCTGTCCCCCTCCCCCATCACGAGGGATGAATAGCAGGTATACGAGGGTAGAGGGTTCAGGCACATACATGGTTGAAAGTAGTACGGGTTGTGAGTTCTGTGCTTCTTTCGTGAGTGTCTTTTGTTATCGTGTTTTTTCCGATCGTTCTCCATATCTTCGtgttcttgaatttttaaaattctgtttttccaAGACATTATCTCATTTTTGTGGTACATCATTAG TAGGTTTTTACATCACAACTATGGGAATGTGTTGGGCTCCAGATTGCAAACACTATAGTACTCGCgataaatgccatttttttagttttcctaaGTCGGGAAAAGAACGAGCactatggaaaaaattgttgag aaGAGATGTAGAACCCGGACCAGGAGCCTACGTTTGCAGCTGCCATTTTCGGGATGGAAGAAAGGAAAATGgtcctgaattatttttgcacaatatcgcaaaaagagcctattttcaagtggaatctccagaaaaaaaaaagatgaaaaaacaagGACTCCCTTCTTGTTCTAGTTCCGCTGAATcattaag TGTTGATATACCGGAAGAAACAGTACCATCGACAATGAATTTAGAGGAAGTGCCATCGACGTCTACAGCCGTAGTTGCAGCACCAGCAGATATAATTCAAGATGCTCCGTTAGAATCTATGGGTGTGCAAGCACCCTTGGTGTCACATGCGGCTCTTGAAGCAGAAatgtattttctcaaaaaggaaaatgctgaacttaaagcaaaaatacaatatctgACAGTACGATTTTGCTATGAAAATGTTCAAGGAAATGACAAACTCATTGTTTTATATACCGGTCTTCCCAATAGCCAGATTTTCGAAGCATTGTTTCACTTAATCGAAAAGTTGgacataaaatattaccacAAATGGACAGTCCAAAAGTTAACTAGAATTGACCAACTCTTTTTAACCCTAGTAAAATTACGACTCAATTTCCCTCAACTTGATTTGGCGCAACGCTTTGGGGTTGCCCAAAGCACAGtttctaatattattttaacatttgtccatgtaatatatgaaattttatataaacagtTTATGACGACAATGCCTTCgcgcgaaaaaaataaatcttgcttgccaacatgttttagcaattttactaattgtagAGCAGTTCTAGATTGTACCGAAATTTTCACTGTGGTATCAC GGCTAATTGGAGTTGCACCCAATGGTGTCATCACATTTGTAAGTGATTTATACGTGGGATCAACTTCTGatcaaaaagttgttttaaattgtggaaTAATCGACATGTTAAAAACTGGAGATATGATTTTAGCCGATAAGGGATTTTTGATCCAAAATATTCTGCCACCAGGGGTCACTTTGAATATTCCaccttttttatcaaatgtccAATTTACACCAGAGCAAGTTAAGTGTACCGAAAATATTGCACGTGCAAGAATACACGTCGAAAGGGCAATACGccgattaaaatgttatcatattttaaattttttgccagagTCTTTGTGCCACTATGgagatattgtttttaaagcgACTGCCGCTTTAACAAACCTccaatttccattaattaaagaggtagcagaattgtttcaggattgtgatgattaa
- the LOC135266299 gene encoding uncharacterized protein LOC135266299 isoform X1 yields the protein MAEKHIVKFHFIAKFFGDGNRFLVRGENAFTSGHVTKFRFDGTVQPMRISAEVLPSMKKLNYTVEISYDLEEGVKTAHCTCPRGNVACHHMAAALYYAHYNVSATDIECQWSAPSKTTPQTEVIKLADVYKPKLSNYTALSRSSTEDEIIQFRAEIGVTNVVGFTWLLRPEASEEARKIIADIEEILQSLEYVQAIDKQKFLLEKCRIDEARIKLVEACTRGQHVNENWHVARKHRLTASRFGMVLSACSRRRFPPSLFKNLAEGYSLDRVAAVQWGKTHEKTALREFEEATNLKVQETGFWLEESGFLGASPDGLVEEDGILEIKCPYKYRDTDSLSEALKDKKYFYWRDENEDINLNSNHNYYHQVQGQMHITGRSICYFVVWTPKCTEIFQIEKDPGWSENINILKEFYLDQYISFISQ from the exons A tggcagaaaagcacattgttaagtttcactttattgcgaaattttttggggacggtaatcgctttttagttcggggagaaaatgcttttaccaGCGGTCACGTCACCAAATTTAGGTTTGATGGCACAGTACAACCGATGAGAATTTCTGCAGAAGTTCTACCGAGCAtgaaaaagctaaattatactgtggag ATTTCATATGACCTAGAAGAAGGGGTTAAGACGGCACATTGTACCTGCCCAAGGGGCAACGTGGCTTGCCATCATATGGCTGCAGCATTATATTATGCTCATTATAATGTAAGTGCTACTGACATTGAGTGTCAGTGGAGTGCCCcatcaaaaacaacaccacAAACAGAAGTCATTAAGTTAGCTGATGTTTACAAGCCGAAATTATCAAACTATACGGCACTGTCTAGGTCCTCTACTGAGGACGAAATTATTCAGTTCCGTGCCGAAATAGGCGTCACGAATGTGGTGGGCTTCACTTGGCTCCTAAGACCAGAAGCAAGTGAAGaagccagaaaaattattgcagataTCGAAGAAATTCTACAAAGCTTAGAATACGTGCAGGCCATAGACAAACAAAAGTTTCTTTTGGAGAAGTGCAGAATAGATGAGGCACGCATTAAACTGGTTGAGGCGTGCACTCGGGGCCAACATGTTAACGAAAATTGGCATGTAGCAAGGAAACATCGTTTAACGGCCAGCAGGTTTGGCATGGTACTATCTGCTTGCAGTAGACGAAGATTCCCAccctctttatttaaaaatttggcggaAGGCTATTCGCTTGACAGGGTTGCTGCTGTGCAGTGGGGTAAGACCCACGAGAAGACAGCGCTCAGAGAATTTGAAGAAGCGACGAATCTTAAAGTCCAAGAGACGGGATTTTG gttggAAGAATCAGGCTTTTTGGGAGCAAGTCCTGATGGATTAGTGGAAGAAGATGGGATTCTCGAAATTAAATGCCCATATAAATATAGGGACACTGACAGTTTGTCTGAAGCCCtgaaggataaaaaatatttttattggagggatgaaaatgaggacattaatcttaacagcaatcacaattattaccaCCAAGTACAGGGGCAAATGCACATCACTGGTCGAAGTATCTGCTACTTTGTCGTGTGGACACCAAAGTGCACAGagatatttcaaattgaaaaagatccGGGGTGGTCagaaaatatcaatattttaaaagaattttatcttgaccaatatatttcctttatttcacaataa
- the Tctp gene encoding translationally-controlled tumor protein homolog translates to MRIYKDIFTGDEMFSDTYKMKLVDEVVYEVYGKLIQRKEGDIQLDGANPSAEEQDEGTDENVQSGVDIVMNHRLCETYAFSDKKSYTAYLKDYMKKLVAKLEEKSPDQVEVFKTNMNKVMKDILGRFKELQFFTGESMDIDGMVGLMEYREIDGNSVPVMMFFKHGLDEEKF, encoded by the exons ATGAGGATTTACAAGGACATTTTTACCG GCGATGAGATGTTCTCTGACACTTACAAAATGAAACTAGTTGATGAAGTCGTTTACGAAGTTTATGGTAAGCTGATCCAGCGGAAGGAAGGAGACATCCAGCTGGATGGGGCTAACCCGTCCGCTGAGGAACAGGACGAAGGCACAGACGAAAATGTCCAGTCAGGCGTCGACATTGTTATGAATCATAGACTATGTGAAACTTATGCATTTAGTGATAAGAAGTCATACACCGCGTACCTTAAAGACTACATGAAGAA ATTGGTAGCTAAATTGGAGGAGAAATCTCCCGACCAAGTAGAAGTTTTCAAGACCAACATGAACAAAGTGATGAAGGATATTTTGGGGAGGTTTAAGGAGCTCCAGTTCTTCACTGGAGAGTCCATGGATATTGATGGAATGGTTGGTCTGATGGAATACAGAGAAATTGATGGAAATTCTGTGCCAGTGATGATGTTCTTCAAACACGGCCTGGACGAGGAgaaattttag
- the LOC135266299 gene encoding uncharacterized protein LOC135266299 isoform X2, giving the protein MRISAEVLPSMKKLNYTVEISYDLEEGVKTAHCTCPRGNVACHHMAAALYYAHYNVSATDIECQWSAPSKTTPQTEVIKLADVYKPKLSNYTALSRSSTEDEIIQFRAEIGVTNVVGFTWLLRPEASEEARKIIADIEEILQSLEYVQAIDKQKFLLEKCRIDEARIKLVEACTRGQHVNENWHVARKHRLTASRFGMVLSACSRRRFPPSLFKNLAEGYSLDRVAAVQWGKTHEKTALREFEEATNLKVQETGFWLEESGFLGASPDGLVEEDGILEIKCPYKYRDTDSLSEALKDKKYFYWRDENEDINLNSNHNYYHQVQGQMHITGRSICYFVVWTPKCTEIFQIEKDPGWSENINILKEFYLDQYISFISQ; this is encoded by the exons ATGAGAATTTCTGCAGAAGTTCTACCGAGCAtgaaaaagctaaattatactgtggag ATTTCATATGACCTAGAAGAAGGGGTTAAGACGGCACATTGTACCTGCCCAAGGGGCAACGTGGCTTGCCATCATATGGCTGCAGCATTATATTATGCTCATTATAATGTAAGTGCTACTGACATTGAGTGTCAGTGGAGTGCCCcatcaaaaacaacaccacAAACAGAAGTCATTAAGTTAGCTGATGTTTACAAGCCGAAATTATCAAACTATACGGCACTGTCTAGGTCCTCTACTGAGGACGAAATTATTCAGTTCCGTGCCGAAATAGGCGTCACGAATGTGGTGGGCTTCACTTGGCTCCTAAGACCAGAAGCAAGTGAAGaagccagaaaaattattgcagataTCGAAGAAATTCTACAAAGCTTAGAATACGTGCAGGCCATAGACAAACAAAAGTTTCTTTTGGAGAAGTGCAGAATAGATGAGGCACGCATTAAACTGGTTGAGGCGTGCACTCGGGGCCAACATGTTAACGAAAATTGGCATGTAGCAAGGAAACATCGTTTAACGGCCAGCAGGTTTGGCATGGTACTATCTGCTTGCAGTAGACGAAGATTCCCAccctctttatttaaaaatttggcggaAGGCTATTCGCTTGACAGGGTTGCTGCTGTGCAGTGGGGTAAGACCCACGAGAAGACAGCGCTCAGAGAATTTGAAGAAGCGACGAATCTTAAAGTCCAAGAGACGGGATTTTG gttggAAGAATCAGGCTTTTTGGGAGCAAGTCCTGATGGATTAGTGGAAGAAGATGGGATTCTCGAAATTAAATGCCCATATAAATATAGGGACACTGACAGTTTGTCTGAAGCCCtgaaggataaaaaatatttttattggagggatgaaaatgaggacattaatcttaacagcaatcacaattattaccaCCAAGTACAGGGGCAAATGCACATCACTGGTCGAAGTATCTGCTACTTTGTCGTGTGGACACCAAAGTGCACAGagatatttcaaattgaaaaagatccGGGGTGGTCagaaaatatcaatattttaaaagaattttatcttgaccaatatatttcctttatttcacaataa
- the spir gene encoding protein spire, with product MSAKAKCKVNSDGSVCLEDILNSFNSSIREEHAWALCYQCAKYYSECVSSRKQNVHIVTEVRHVYLQTDGNVHENTIKARDTPRKLLRCEKDVIAGLGVVIYIALDQGSQNDEERVISQDLEQLISDMISDELNSSEQTHHETDDEGIERDSEEGEEEPGTSRTQPHMTLQEVIRRCESHLGTLTKTQTEAHYKAVVRALVAEALELATFLEKVAQGSLNLPTDSSKQADLDQLKFSDWAKFWVQVMGELRMGVKLRKVHYSRAPIEYELTPYEILMKDIRSCRYKLRRIMVNGDVPSRVTKDAHAIILEFIRSRPPLKKVSDRKLPPQSRTLTPREQLLNSIKKGRKLRPTPRSPYMLSEPKQQTKEDSSKPNRRLIKVDFSQFEDEDDDEPIDSPDSTGLWSASEYLQMCDTTLEAYDLATQDLNRRSTLRRHTLEVCDPNLGCYSVPQSRPCSRQSCNSSEAESVQLEPEVAKAMQDELTNARSWQDTISLDDRLSLTLSEIVHIRAVLTKAELEALPVEGRVRHDVESRKVCFLCLKTRFGIFGPWGQRCTLCKRTVCAKCCAKMNIPMEHFSSVPVVLLSPSIMSSPETEAKEAFPKSLVNKMMEGPPSADHSPETSRPSSSMESSTISDPGSLGRFRAKAAAAGRAARVVDKFKASQMVVCHDCRMMVLQIIKSARANRSAIRNKTLQSLTLNLSPVF from the exons atgTCAGCAAAGGCCAAGTGTAAAGTGAATTCGGACGGCAGTGTTTGCTTGGAGGACATCCTCAACTCGTTCAACTCCTCGATTCGGGAAGAGCACGCTTGGGCCCTTTGCTACCAATGTGCAAAGTATTACAGCGAGTGCGTCTCGTCCCGAAAACAAAACGTTCACATAGTCACAGAAGTCCGTCATGTGTACTTGCAGACGGACGGCAACGTGCACGAGAACACGATCAAAGCCAGAGACACCCCCAGGAAGCTGCTGCGATGCGAGAAGGACGTGATCGCGGGCCTGGGGGTGGTGATATACATCGCCCTGGACCAGGGCAGCCAGAACGACGAGGAGCGGGTTATCAGCCAGGACTTGGAGCAGCTCATAAGCGACATGATCTCGGACGAGCTGAACAGCTCGGAGCAAACCCACCACGAAACGGACGATGAGGGCATCGAGCGGGACTCGGAGGAGGGCGAGGAGGAGCCCGGGACGTCCCGGACGCAGCCCCACATGACCCTGCAGGAGGTCATCAGGCGGTGCGAGAGCCACTTGGGAACCCTGACCAAGACCCAGACGGAGGCGCACTACAAGGCCGTGGTGCGGGCGCTGGTGGCGGAAGCGCTGGAATTGGCGacgtttttggaaaaagtggCACAAGGCAGCTTGAATTTGCCGACAGATAGCTCAAAACAGGCCGATTTGGACCAGTTGAAGTTCTCGGATTGGGCCAAATTCTGGGTGCAAGTGATGGGGGAGCTGAGGATGGGCGTTAAGCTGAGGAAGGTGCATTACAGTCGGGCCCCCATCGAATACGAACTCACTCCCTATGAAATACTCATGAAAGATATTAGGTCGTGTAGATATAAGTTGAGGAGAATTATGGTCAATGGAGATGTACCGTCTCGTGTTACTAAGGATGCTCATGCCATTATTTTGGAATTTATCAGGTCTAGACCGCCTTTGAAGAAGGTGTCTGACAGGAAATTGCCCCCGCAATCGCGCACACTTACGCCAAGAGAGCAATTGCTCAATTCGATCAAAAAGGGACGCAAGTTGAGACCGACCCCAAg ATCTCCCTACATGTTATCGGAACCAAAGCAACAAACCAAAGAAGATTCCTCAAAACCAAACCGAAGACTGATCAAAGTCGACTTCAGCCAGTTCGAGGACGAGGACGACGATGAGCCCATCGACAGTCCCGACTCGACCGGCCTGTGGTCAGCCTCCGAATACCTCCAAATGTGTGATACAACACTGGAAGCCTACGATCTCGCAACCCAAGACTTAAACCGGCGCTCGACCCTTCGCCGCCACACCCTGGAGGTGTGCGACCCCAACCTGGGATGCTACTCCGTGCCCCAGTCGCGGCCCTGCTCCCGCCAGTCCTGCAACAGCTCCGAGGCCGAATCGGTGCAACTCGAGCCCGAGGTGGCCAAGGCGATGCAGGACGAGCTCACCAACGCCCGCAGCTGGCAGGACACCATCTCCCTGGACGACCGGCTCTCCCTCACCCTCTCCGAGATCGTGCACATACGAGCCGTCTTGACCAAGGCGGAGCTGGAGGCGCTGCCCGTGGAGGGCCGCGTGCGCCACGACGTGGAGTCGCGCAAAGTCTGCTTCCTGTGTCTCAAGACGCGCTTCGGGATCTTCGGCCCCTGGGGGCAGCGCTGCACGCTGTGCAAGCGCACGGTGTGCGCGAAGTGCTGCGCCAAGATGAACATCCCCATGGAGCACTTCTCCAGCGTGCCGGTCGTGCTGCTGAGCCCCAGCATCATGTCCTCGCCGGAGACGGAGGCCAAGGAGGCGTTCCCGAAGTCGCTGGTCAACAAGATGATGGAGGGGCCGCCCTCGGCCGACCACAGCCCCGAGACCAGCAGGCCCAGCTCGAGCATGGAGAGCAGCACGATAAGCGATCCGGGCTCGCTAGGGCGGTTCCGGGCGAAGGCGGCGGCGGCGGGCAGGGCCGCCCGGGTGGTGGACAAGTTCAAGGCCTCGCAAATGGTGGTTTGCCACGATTGCAGGATGATGGTCCTGCAGATTATCAAGTCGGCGAGGGCGAATCGCTCGGCTATCAGAAACAAAACGCTACAAAGTCTCACTTTGAATCTATCACCGGTATTTTAA